A single genomic interval of Granulicella tundricola MP5ACTX9 harbors:
- a CDS encoding LutC/YkgG family protein: protein MSSNLKNPAREAILSRINMALLPTPESQPEDHIATSWSAIPRTFRHDTQASPQDVLHLLIDRLHDYDAQVLTCTPSGITESIAKMLTARGVRKLLLPAGFPEDILPQGFEYIPDGREGESLTAAQLDATDGVITLSTLAIAETGTLVLQNVPGQGRRAASLVPDYHLCLVNAADVKATVPEAVAALQPTAALPTTFISGPSATADIEMTRIKGVHGPRFLDVILISSE, encoded by the coding sequence ATGTCCTCTAATTTGAAAAATCCAGCCCGAGAAGCCATCCTCTCCCGCATCAACATGGCCCTCCTGCCAACACCAGAGAGTCAGCCGGAAGACCACATCGCCACCTCCTGGTCCGCCATCCCACGCACCTTCCGCCATGACACCCAGGCCTCCCCGCAAGACGTCCTGCACCTCCTGATAGACCGTCTCCACGACTACGACGCGCAAGTCCTCACCTGCACGCCTTCCGGCATCACAGAGTCCATCGCAAAGATGCTCACCGCCCGAGGCGTCCGCAAGCTTCTCCTGCCCGCAGGCTTCCCCGAAGACATCCTGCCGCAAGGCTTCGAGTACATCCCCGACGGAAGAGAGGGTGAATCCCTCACCGCAGCCCAGCTGGACGCCACGGACGGCGTCATCACCCTGAGCACTCTTGCCATCGCCGAAACCGGTACCCTCGTCCTCCAGAACGTCCCAGGGCAGGGAAGGCGAGCCGCATCGCTCGTCCCGGACTACCACCTCTGCCTCGTCAACGCAGCAGACGTCAAAGCCACCGTCCCTGAAGCCGTCGCAGCCCTCCAGCCCACCGCCGCGCTCCCCACCACCTTCATCTCTGGCCCATCCGCCACTGCGGACATTGAGATGACCCGCATCAAGGGAGTCCACGGCCCGCGCTTCCTGGACGTCATCCTCATCTCGTCCGAGTAA
- a CDS encoding TIM barrel protein: protein MPDLNGAVTEQDQQRVWAALDKFRIEIPSWGFANTGTRFGKFSQPAAASTIEEKFADAAQVNALTGVSSTMALHVLWDLPSGKSDIPKIQQLERTYGIRSGSINPNLFQDQEYKYGSICNPSAEIRGNALSHLLDSVEIGRALNSRDVSMWVSDGSNYPGTQSIRRRIEYMEEVLAATHAALGPDQRMLVEYKPFEPAFYHTDIADWGMALELARRAGPKAKVLVDTGHHLQGTNIEQIVAWLLHLNALGGFHFNDRKFADDDLTLGSIDPYQVFRIFHEILSDTTTNFNDIAFMIDQSHNLKGKVEAMVQTVATAQELYAKAALVDHAKLAELQKSCSLVEAEETFREAFWTDVRPIVRAWRQSHNLPANPLTALAESGYVEKISQERSAKNAASVSSYA from the coding sequence ATGCCGGATTTGAACGGTGCAGTAACGGAGCAGGATCAACAGCGCGTGTGGGCAGCGCTCGACAAATTTCGCATCGAGATCCCGTCCTGGGGCTTCGCCAACACCGGCACCCGCTTCGGCAAATTTTCACAGCCCGCAGCCGCCAGCACCATCGAAGAAAAGTTCGCGGATGCAGCCCAGGTCAACGCCCTTACCGGCGTCTCCTCCACCATGGCCCTGCACGTCCTCTGGGACCTTCCCAGCGGCAAATCCGACATCCCCAAGATCCAGCAGCTTGAGCGCACCTACGGCATCCGTTCGGGCTCCATCAACCCGAACCTCTTCCAAGACCAGGAGTACAAGTACGGCTCCATCTGCAATCCCAGCGCGGAGATTCGCGGCAACGCCCTCTCGCACCTGCTCGATTCCGTAGAGATCGGCCGCGCCCTCAACTCCCGTGACGTCTCCATGTGGGTCTCCGACGGCTCCAACTACCCCGGCACCCAGAGCATCCGCCGCCGCATCGAGTACATGGAAGAGGTCCTCGCCGCCACCCACGCCGCCCTCGGTCCGGACCAGCGCATGCTCGTCGAATACAAGCCATTCGAGCCCGCCTTCTATCACACCGATATCGCTGACTGGGGCATGGCCCTCGAGCTCGCACGCCGCGCCGGCCCCAAGGCCAAGGTCCTCGTAGACACCGGCCACCACCTCCAGGGCACCAACATCGAGCAGATCGTCGCCTGGCTCCTCCACCTCAACGCCCTCGGTGGCTTTCACTTCAACGATCGCAAGTTCGCCGATGACGACCTCACCCTCGGCTCCATCGACCCCTACCAGGTCTTCCGCATCTTCCACGAGATCCTGTCCGATACGACCACGAACTTCAACGACATCGCCTTCATGATCGATCAAAGCCACAACCTCAAGGGCAAGGTCGAAGCCATGGTTCAAACCGTAGCCACCGCCCAGGAGCTCTACGCCAAAGCCGCCCTCGTGGACCACGCCAAGCTAGCCGAACTCCAGAAGTCCTGCAGCCTCGTCGAAGCCGAGGAGACCTTCCGAGAAGCCTTCTGGACCGACGTTCGCCCCATCGTCCGCGCCTGGCGCCAGTCCCACAACCTTCCCGCCAACCCTCTCACCGCTCTCGCAGAAAGCGGCTACGTGGAAAAGATCTCGCAGGAGCGCAGCGCAAAGAACGCCGCCAGCGTCTCCAGCTACGCCTGA
- a CDS encoding substrate-binding domain-containing protein, with protein sequence MRKTTKRLYLIPVLSKALDILELLQTENQQMTLEAIHRETKISKTTVYRILKTFVHRGYLSQSQDGLYRQVSRPKKMRFGFGGQSAEMPFSNEVTESLKLAAASVGVDLMILDNSYDGPTAIRNVEQFVEARVDLIIEFQVEQNVAPIIADKIAAANIPLIAIDIPHPHATFFGVDNYRVGVEAGEVLAAHAVRHWSGKVDWILGLDLPEAGQLVQSRITGAFEGVRATIADLPDECFVRMDGRGIRERSRKLVSDFLQRHPKDKHILLAAATDTSALGALDAVREQKRERNVVIVGQDCIAEAIAEMRVPNSPMIASISHETGSYGQNLIHLGLALLRGQTVAPYNYVNHRLVTRETLPPL encoded by the coding sequence TTGAGAAAAACCACCAAGCGCCTCTACCTCATCCCCGTCCTCTCCAAAGCGCTGGATATCCTTGAGCTCCTCCAGACGGAAAACCAGCAGATGACGCTGGAAGCAATCCACCGCGAGACGAAGATCTCCAAAACCACCGTCTACCGAATCCTCAAGACCTTCGTCCATCGCGGCTACCTCTCGCAGTCGCAAGACGGCCTCTACCGCCAGGTCTCCCGCCCCAAGAAGATGCGCTTCGGCTTCGGCGGTCAGAGCGCGGAGATGCCCTTCTCAAACGAGGTCACCGAATCCCTCAAGCTCGCGGCAGCCTCCGTCGGCGTAGACCTCATGATTCTCGACAACTCCTACGACGGCCCCACCGCCATCCGCAACGTAGAGCAGTTCGTCGAAGCCCGCGTAGACCTCATCATCGAGTTCCAGGTCGAGCAAAACGTCGCCCCCATCATCGCCGACAAGATCGCCGCCGCCAACATCCCCCTCATCGCCATCGACATCCCCCACCCCCACGCCACCTTCTTCGGCGTAGACAACTACCGGGTAGGCGTAGAGGCCGGCGAAGTCCTCGCCGCCCACGCCGTCCGCCACTGGTCCGGCAAGGTCGATTGGATCCTCGGCCTCGACCTCCCCGAAGCCGGCCAGCTCGTCCAAAGCCGCATTACCGGAGCCTTTGAAGGCGTCCGAGCCACCATCGCGGACCTCCCGGACGAGTGCTTCGTCCGCATGGACGGCCGCGGCATCCGAGAGCGCAGCCGCAAGCTCGTCTCGGACTTCCTCCAGCGCCACCCCAAAGACAAACACATCCTCCTCGCGGCAGCCACGGACACCAGCGCCCTCGGCGCGCTTGACGCCGTCCGCGAGCAGAAGCGCGAGCGCAACGTCGTCATCGTCGGTCAGGACTGCATCGCGGAGGCCATCGCAGAGATGCGCGTCCCCAACTCCCCCATGATCGCCTCCATCTCCCATGAGACCGGCAGTTACGGCCAGAATCTCATCCACCTCGGCCTCGCCCTCCTCCGCGGCCAAACCGTAGCCCCATACAACTACGTCAACCACCGCCTCGTCACCCGCGAAACCCTTCCTCCTCTTTAA